In one window of Pelosinus sp. IPA-1 DNA:
- a CDS encoding MFS transporter translates to MNTQALTKSYPENYWKRLVFTFCMGWTIIWIYRAMLSPIYPEIQSTIGPQTNAAMGLIASCYFFGYTALQIPSGFLVDKFGQKKVLIPGFIIFAAGVFSIASATSITAIYIGAVLAGVGCGTYYGSAYSLTSQHVPAEKKGLQTAIVNSGSALGMILGMTGSSYFVKTMGLPWQTMVVVSGCLLVFLVLWFIFVIVEPSKVAPVPEVSANRKGEATTEVVAKSKDSIFRLSLVSCYFMYFTTCYAYYLIVTWLPKFLEAERGIKGGMIGLMVSMIAVTAVPGALYFARMSDKKRDKKADIVVFLSIASFILIAISMFVPDTTSLVIVLLLYGFLGKMAVDPVLISYVSDQADKKTMATTLGTFNFFGMSSSVVAPALTGYVMDKTGSGVWGFYLGAILLIIGAIFFYVANKINKKGLDKEISHELS, encoded by the coding sequence CAAAATCGTATCCAGAGAACTATTGGAAACGCCTCGTATTCACGTTCTGTATGGGGTGGACCATCATCTGGATTTACAGAGCGATGCTGTCTCCAATTTACCCTGAGATTCAAAGCACAATCGGACCTCAAACGAATGCTGCCATGGGCCTTATTGCGTCATGTTATTTCTTTGGCTATACGGCGCTCCAAATTCCATCAGGTTTCTTAGTCGATAAATTTGGTCAGAAGAAAGTTCTGATTCCTGGATTTATCATCTTTGCCGCCGGTGTTTTCAGTATCGCCTCTGCGACGTCGATTACCGCGATTTATATAGGCGCTGTGCTGGCCGGTGTTGGTTGCGGCACCTATTATGGTTCAGCTTACTCTCTGACATCACAACATGTACCCGCAGAAAAGAAAGGTTTGCAAACTGCTATCGTTAACAGTGGCTCTGCACTGGGTATGATTCTCGGTATGACCGGCTCAAGCTACTTTGTTAAAACAATGGGTTTGCCATGGCAGACAATGGTTGTCGTTTCGGGCTGTCTGCTGGTCTTCCTGGTTCTCTGGTTTATCTTTGTAATTGTTGAGCCAAGCAAAGTTGCTCCAGTTCCCGAGGTTTCTGCTAACAGAAAAGGTGAGGCAACAACTGAAGTTGTTGCGAAATCCAAAGATTCCATATTCCGTCTTTCATTAGTAAGTTGTTACTTCATGTATTTCACAACCTGCTATGCGTATTATTTGATCGTCACCTGGCTGCCAAAATTCCTTGAAGCTGAGCGCGGCATTAAAGGCGGCATGATTGGACTTATGGTATCCATGATAGCTGTTACGGCTGTCCCTGGGGCCTTGTATTTCGCCAGAATGTCTGACAAAAAGCGTGACAAGAAAGCCGATATCGTCGTTTTTCTTTCAATTGCTTCATTTATCCTGATTGCAATTTCCATGTTCGTACCAGACACCACCAGTCTTGTCATCGTCTTGCTCCTTTATGGATTCTTGGGTAAAATGGCCGTTGACCCTGTTTTGATTTCCTATGTGTCCGACCAAGCTGACAAGAAAACCATGGCTACAACACTTGGTACCTTCAATTTCTTCGGTATGTCTTCTTCTGTCGTGGCTCCGGCCCTTACAGGCTATGTCATGGATAAGACAGGTTCAGGTGTTTGGGGCTTCTACCTGGGAGCCATCCTCTTGATTATTGGTGCAATTTTCTTCTATGTAGCAAATAAGATAAACAAAAAGGGTTTAGATAAGGAGATTAGTCATGAGCTATCTTAA
- the allE gene encoding (S)-ureidoglycine aminohydrolase, whose protein sequence is MSYLNNVVGYRKDLLSNRSVVKKNNYALFDPDGLVKNVIPGFENCDITILGSPKLGASFVDYIVTIYADGKNELGFGAEGVETLFYLLDGSLVVKAGEQSYPLQKGGFVYCPPGTKLYFHNESGEVAKAFMYKRVYMRLEGFEPYVVTGNTESMEWTIYEGMEDVLIKDFLPKDLAFDCNFHILSFKPGASHGYIETHVQEHGAYCLSGQGMYNLDNEWIPVQKGDYIFMSAYSLQACYAVGRGEDFAYVYSKDCNRDVTL, encoded by the coding sequence ATGAGCTATCTTAATAATGTTGTCGGATACAGAAAAGATCTTTTAAGTAATCGATCCGTAGTCAAGAAAAACAACTATGCACTGTTTGACCCCGATGGTTTGGTCAAAAATGTCATTCCTGGTTTTGAGAATTGTGATATCACAATTCTCGGTTCCCCCAAACTAGGTGCTAGTTTTGTCGATTATATCGTTACCATATACGCGGATGGCAAGAACGAACTTGGCTTCGGTGCAGAGGGTGTTGAAACGCTGTTTTACTTGCTGGATGGCAGCCTGGTCGTCAAAGCTGGGGAGCAATCTTATCCCTTGCAGAAGGGTGGATTTGTGTACTGCCCCCCTGGAACAAAGCTTTATTTTCACAACGAAAGCGGCGAAGTGGCCAAGGCGTTCATGTATAAGCGTGTTTACATGCGTTTGGAAGGCTTTGAACCGTATGTTGTTACAGGCAATACGGAATCTATGGAATGGACAATTTACGAAGGCATGGAAGATGTTCTGATTAAAGATTTTTTGCCAAAAGATCTAGCCTTTGATTGTAATTTTCATATCCTCAGCTTCAAACCCGGTGCTTCCCATGGTTATATTGAGACACATGTTCAGGAACACGGTGCTTACTGCCTGAGTGGACAGGGTATGTATAATCTGGATAATGAATGGATTCCTGTTCAAAAGGGCGACTACATTTTTATGAGCGCATATTCTCTGCAGGCCTGCTACGCTGTGGGTCGCGGCGAAGACTTCGCCTATGTCTATTCCAAAGATTGTAACCGTGATGTGACTCTCTAA